The proteins below are encoded in one region of Phaseolus vulgaris cultivar G19833 chromosome 1, P. vulgaris v2.0, whole genome shotgun sequence:
- the LOC137813394 gene encoding probable plastid-lipid-associated protein 8, chloroplastic, whose product MAMAAASASATSLFLPSSFKLNAPTNNSVTLRFPLLNRRFNGFRIAASVSVSNPNLRTGPDDLVASILSKVVQTDGGVLLKNEEHKEVAEVAQELQKYCVSEPVKCPLIFGDWDVVYCSRPTSPGGGYRSAIGRLFFNTKEMVQVVEAPDIVRNKVTLSVLGFLDAEVSLKGKLKALDSEWIQVIFEAPEIKVGSWKVQYGGQSEVKLKITYVDDKIRLGLGSRGSLFVFQRI is encoded by the exons ATGGCCATGGCTGCGGCTTCAGCTTCTGCTACGTCTCTCTTCCTTCCTTCTTCGTTCAAACTCAATGCTCCAACGAACAATTCCGTCACGCTCCGGTTTCCTCTCCTCAATCGCCGTTTCAACGGTTTCAGAATCGCCGCTTCGGTTTCCGTTTCCAATCCGAACTTGCGAACAGGCCCTGACGATCTCGTTGCATCTATTCTCTCCAAG GTTGTGCAAACAGATGGAGGAGTTTTactgaagaatgaagaacaTAAAGAGGTGGCTGAAGTGGCTCAGGAACTGCAGAAGTACTGCGTGAGTGAGCCAGTGAAATGCCCTTTAATATTTGGAG ATTGGGATGTGGTGTACtgttcacggccaacatcaccTGGAGGTGGCTATAGGAGTGCAATTGGGCGTCTTTTCTTCAACACAAAGGAAATGGTTCAGGTTGTCGAAGCTCCTGATATAGTGAGAAACAAGGTCAcgctttctgttttaggcttttTGGATGCAGAGGTGTCTCTGAAGG GAAAACTCAAGGCGCTGGATAGTGAATGGATTCAAGTTATATTTGAAGCTCCTGAAATAAAAGTAGGATCATGGAAGGTCCAGTATGGTGGCCAGAGTGAAGTTAAACTCAAAATCACTTATGTAGATGACAAAATCCGGTTAGGATTGGGTTCAAGAGGTTCCTtgtttgtttttcaaagaatttgA